A single region of the Nicotiana sylvestris chromosome 6, ASM39365v2, whole genome shotgun sequence genome encodes:
- the LOC104220082 gene encoding probable protein phosphatase 2C 51 isoform X2, with the protein MEGEKVALLFGAFLCSSYAYEVSVSCMIAYDEGGASAVFDSPECPQWEFSAAIGTDNCLVATHQGRRKYQEDRIICYPRVIVPVLGEDGPNEASLGIAAVFDGHGGKEASEKASQKFLDYFLLHVVFNTYKKLFSHSKEHEEAGQYSLKFKVDEESTHGILEKAFLRTIQDIDSEFSQEALNNDYISGSTATVVLWMSGQILVGNLGDSKALLCSRRTHFDQDSEDNLVTRLQAEELTRDHHPDRDDEKVRIEAAGGVVLVIGVPRVNGILAVSRSIGDIRLKRYGVIAEPEVMSWRHLTTDDCYVVIGSDGIFERMSPQDVCDILHGGNAKENATSIDSSFCPSSSSLADCIVQNAFSKGSSDNLSVIVIPMTMEHKEQT; encoded by the exons ATGGAAGGAGAAAAGGTTGCACTTCTCTTTGGAGCATTTCTTTGCTCGAGTTACGCTTATGAGGTCTCAGTATCCTGTATGATAGCTTATGATGAGGGTGGTGCTTCAGCAGTTTTTGACTCACCTGAATGTCCTCAGTGGGAATTTTCTGCTGCTATTGGAACAGATAACTGCCTGGTAGCTACGCATCAGGGGCGTAGGAAATACCAAGAAGACCGTATTATATGTTATCCTCGTGTTATTGTTCCCGTTTTAG GTGAAGATGGGCCTAACGAAGCTAGCCTGGGTATAGCGGCAGTTTTTGATGGACATGGAGGCAAGGAAGCTAGTGAGAAGGCTTCTCAAAAGTTTTTAGATTACTTTTTATTGCATGTGGTTTTCAACACATACAAGAAACTCTTCTCACACAGTAAGGAGCATGAAGAAGCAGGTCAATATAGCTTGAAATTCAAAG TTGATGAGGAATCGACACATGGCATCCTAGAGAAAGCCTTCTTGAGAACAATCCAAGATATAGATTCAGAATTTTCCCAG GAAGCTTTgaacaatgactacatttctggATCAACTGCAACAGTTGTTCTTTGGATGAGTGGGCAGATATTAGTTGGTAACCTGGGTGACTCAAAAGCACTCTTATGCTCGAGGAGAACTCACTTTGATCAGGACAGTGAAG ATAATTTGGTGACAAGACTTCAAGCTGAAGAACTAACAAGGGATCACCATCCTGATAGAGATGATGAAAAGGTTAGAATTGAAGCAGCTGGCGGGGTTGTACTTGTTATTGGTGTACCTCGTGTCAATGGTATATTGGCTGTCTCACGGTCTATTGGAGATATTCGTCTGAAAAG GTATGGAGTTATTGCTGAACCAGAGGTCATGAGTTGGAGACATTTGACAACTGACGACTGCTATGTGGTGATAGGATCTGATGGTATATTTGAGAGAATGAGTCCCCAGGATGTCTGTGATATTTTACATGGAGGAAATGCTAAAGAGAACGCGACGTCCATTGACTCATCTTTCTGTCCATCTTCATCCTCTTTAGCCGACTGCATTGTCCAAAATGCATTTAGTAAAGGTAGCAGTGATAACTTGTCTGTTATTGTGATTCCAATGACAATGGAACACAAAGAACAGACATGA
- the LOC104220082 gene encoding probable protein phosphatase 2C 51 isoform X1, translated as MAEFAMEGEKVALLFGAFLCSSYAYEVSVSCMIAYDEGGASAVFDSPECPQWEFSAAIGTDNCLVATHQGRRKYQEDRIICYPRVIVPVLGEDGPNEASLGIAAVFDGHGGKEASEKASQKFLDYFLLHVVFNTYKKLFSHSKEHEEAGQYSLKFKVDEESTHGILEKAFLRTIQDIDSEFSQEALNNDYISGSTATVVLWMSGQILVGNLGDSKALLCSRRTHFDQDSEDNLVTRLQAEELTRDHHPDRDDEKVRIEAAGGVVLVIGVPRVNGILAVSRSIGDIRLKRYGVIAEPEVMSWRHLTTDDCYVVIGSDGIFERMSPQDVCDILHGGNAKENATSIDSSFCPSSSSLADCIVQNAFSKGSSDNLSVIVIPMTMEHKEQT; from the exons ATGGCAGAGTTTGCAATGGAAGGAGAAAAGGTTGCACTTCTCTTTGGAGCATTTCTTTGCTCGAGTTACGCTTATGAGGTCTCAGTATCCTGTATGATAGCTTATGATGAGGGTGGTGCTTCAGCAGTTTTTGACTCACCTGAATGTCCTCAGTGGGAATTTTCTGCTGCTATTGGAACAGATAACTGCCTGGTAGCTACGCATCAGGGGCGTAGGAAATACCAAGAAGACCGTATTATATGTTATCCTCGTGTTATTGTTCCCGTTTTAG GTGAAGATGGGCCTAACGAAGCTAGCCTGGGTATAGCGGCAGTTTTTGATGGACATGGAGGCAAGGAAGCTAGTGAGAAGGCTTCTCAAAAGTTTTTAGATTACTTTTTATTGCATGTGGTTTTCAACACATACAAGAAACTCTTCTCACACAGTAAGGAGCATGAAGAAGCAGGTCAATATAGCTTGAAATTCAAAG TTGATGAGGAATCGACACATGGCATCCTAGAGAAAGCCTTCTTGAGAACAATCCAAGATATAGATTCAGAATTTTCCCAG GAAGCTTTgaacaatgactacatttctggATCAACTGCAACAGTTGTTCTTTGGATGAGTGGGCAGATATTAGTTGGTAACCTGGGTGACTCAAAAGCACTCTTATGCTCGAGGAGAACTCACTTTGATCAGGACAGTGAAG ATAATTTGGTGACAAGACTTCAAGCTGAAGAACTAACAAGGGATCACCATCCTGATAGAGATGATGAAAAGGTTAGAATTGAAGCAGCTGGCGGGGTTGTACTTGTTATTGGTGTACCTCGTGTCAATGGTATATTGGCTGTCTCACGGTCTATTGGAGATATTCGTCTGAAAAG GTATGGAGTTATTGCTGAACCAGAGGTCATGAGTTGGAGACATTTGACAACTGACGACTGCTATGTGGTGATAGGATCTGATGGTATATTTGAGAGAATGAGTCCCCAGGATGTCTGTGATATTTTACATGGAGGAAATGCTAAAGAGAACGCGACGTCCATTGACTCATCTTTCTGTCCATCTTCATCCTCTTTAGCCGACTGCATTGTCCAAAATGCATTTAGTAAAGGTAGCAGTGATAACTTGTCTGTTATTGTGATTCCAATGACAATGGAACACAAAGAACAGACATGA